The genomic stretch AGACCGGTCTCCCGCGCCGCCGCCACATGCTGTCGGAACACCGCCGCCTGGATCTCGCGCGGGCTGAAGTCATAGTGGAAGTCCAGACCGCACTCGCCGATCCCCACCACCTTGGGCCGCTGCGCCAGCTCGATCAGGGTCGCCGCCGTCAGATCCGCCGCATCCTTGGCCTCGTGCGGATGGACCCCGACCGTGCACCAGATGTCGTCGTTGGCCATGGCGATCCCATGGGTCGCCTCAAAGGTGGTCAGCTTGTCGGAGATCTCGACCATCAGGCCGACCCCGGCCTCGCGCGCCCGGGCGATCACGTCGTCCCGGTCCTCGTCGAACTGGGGCGCGTGCAGGTTCACATGACTGTCGATCAGCATCAGCCCATCCGCGCCTGCTGGGCCTGGACCCGCTTCAAGTCCGCCAGCGCCCCGGCCAGCACATCGGCCTTGTCCAGGTTCAGCCCTGCCGCCCGCTCCGGCAAGGGCTGCAGCCGCTCCCACAGCTCGGCCCACCGGTTGCCTGCGCCGGCCGGACTGCTCAAGGCCCGCATCCGCACCGCCGCGATCAGCCGGTCCATCAGGGTCTCAAACCGCTCCTGGCCTTCCGCGCCCCGGAACTTGTCGGCGACGGCCAGGGCCTCGGCCCGGTCCACATCCCCCTCGACCCAGCGCCGCGCCAGCTGGTCCATCTCGAAGGTCGCCCCCGACGCCAGGGCCAGGGCCGCGCCCGGCGATCCGCCCGCCATGGCCGCCGCGTGCTCGGCCTCCTCCGGCTCCGCCCCCGTGCGGTTCCGCACCAGGGTCTCCAGCCGCTCCGGCGTCCAGATGGGGAAGCTCAGCCGCCGGCAGCGCGACCGGATCGTGGCCAGCAGCCGCCCCGGCGCGTGGGTGACCAGGAACAGCACGCCCCGCTCGGGCGGCTCCTCCAGAACCTTCAGCAAGGCGTTGGCCGCATTGATGTTCAGGTCGTCGGCCGCATCGATGATGGCCACCCGGTGCTGGGCCTGGGACGGGCTCTTGGAGAAGAACTCGGGCAGGTCGCGCGACTGATCGACCGAGATCGACTTCTTGGTCTTTCCGCCCTCGACCAGCCGCTCCAGCACCAGCAGGTCGGGATGGGACTGGGCCGAGATCAGCCGGCTGACCGGATCCTCGCGCCGCGCGCCCAACGGCCCGCGCGCCGGATCGGCCGCCGCCCCCAGCAGCCGCCGCGCCGCGCGATAGGCGAAGGTCGCCTTGCCCGTCCCCTCGACCCCGCACAACAGCCAGGCATGGTGCAGCCGCCCCCGCTCCCAGGCGTCCAGAAAGGCCGCTTCCGCCGCCGCATCAGGGACCAGATCGAACCGGTCGCGGGGATGATCGTCGCTCACAGCAGCCGGTCCTGAACCGCCCGCCAAACCCGCGCCTCGACCTCGTCCAGCGATCCCACGGCGTCGATCAGCACACACCGCTCCGGATGGGCCTCGACGATCCTCAGAAAGCCCTCGCGCAGTCGCTTATGGAACTCCAGCCCCTTGGACTCGAACCGGGTCTCGAACAGGCCGCGCCCGAACGCCCGCTCCAGCCCCACCTCGACCGGCAGGTCGAACACCAGGGTCAGGTCCGGCTGATCGGTCCCGACCACGCCCGCATCGATCTGTTCGATAAAGCTCTGGGCCACCCCGCCGCCCGCGCCCTGATAAGCCCGGCTTGAGTCGGCGAACCGGTCGCACACCACCCAGTCGCCGGCTTCCAAAGCCGGCCGAATGGTCCGCTCCAGATGGTCGGAGCGCGAGGCGTACATCAGCAGGGTCTCGGTCATGGCCGACCAGGGCTCGGCGTCGGTGGCCACCACCAGGTTGCGGATCACCTCCGCCCCCTTCGACCCGCCCGGTTCGCGCGTCCGCACCACCTGGCGATCGCCCAGCACGGATTGCAGCCGTTCGACCAGCCGCCCGACCTGAGTCGACTTGCCGGCCCCCTCGCCGCCTTCGAAGCTTATGAATTTTCCACGGGTCACGGGCGCACAATGGCGACCGCGGCGCGGGAGGCAAGCCTTAGCCGCCGGATATCAACAGAGCGTCCGCATATCCGCGCGCCACGACCGCCTGACGGGCCGCTTCCGCCGCATTGGCGTCGATCCAGGGCCCGACCAGAACCCGATATCCGCCGCTGCTGGCGTCCACGGTCGCCCGCGCGCCCAGTCGCCCAGCGATTCGCCGCGCCGCCGCCTGATCCGAAAACGACCCGGCCTGCACCCAATAGGAGCCGCTTCCGCTCACCAACGCCGTCGCTTCGATGGGCGCAGTCGGTGGCGCGGGCTGATACGGCCTAGCCGTGGTGGATTGCGCCGAAGGCGGCGGCGCTTCCGCCCTCAGCACCGTCCCTCCGCCCAGCCTTGGCGCTCGCCCAAGGTAGCGAACCCGCACCCGGCCCACGCCTTGCCGCAGCATATCCAGCTCCTGCGCCGCCCCCCGCGACAGATCGATGATCCGACCATCGACGAACGGCCCGCGATCATTGACCCGCACGATGATCCGCCGTCCGTTCTCCAGATTGGTGACTTCCACCAGACCCGGCAGAGGCAAGGTCTTGTGCGCCGCCGTCAGCTGGCTCATGTCGAACCGCTCGCCGGTCGAGGTCGGCCGCCCGTTGAAGGCGTCGCCATACCAGGAGGCCATGCCGACCTCCTCATAGTCCGGCTGTTCCTTGGGCGTGTACCACCGCCCGCGCACCTGATAGGGCCGCATCGTCCCCGACACGATCGGCGCCGGATCCTTGACCACCGGCACAGCCCCGCCGCCTCGCCCGGCGCCCAATGTCGAACAGGCTGCCAGCAACGAGAACAGCCCCAAAGTCAGGCCGCTCCGCACCCATTGTCCAACTCGCATCGG from Brevundimonas sp. SL130 encodes the following:
- the tmk gene encoding dTMP kinase — translated: MTRGKFISFEGGEGAGKSTQVGRLVERLQSVLGDRQVVRTREPGGSKGAEVIRNLVVATDAEPWSAMTETLLMYASRSDHLERTIRPALEAGDWVVCDRFADSSRAYQGAGGGVAQSFIEQIDAGVVGTDQPDLTLVFDLPVEVGLERAFGRGLFETRFESKGLEFHKRLREGFLRIVEAHPERCVLIDAVGSLDEVEARVWRAVQDRLL
- a CDS encoding DNA polymerase III subunit delta'; translation: MSDDHPRDRFDLVPDAAAEAAFLDAWERGRLHHAWLLCGVEGTGKATFAYRAARRLLGAAADPARGPLGARREDPVSRLISAQSHPDLLVLERLVEGGKTKKSISVDQSRDLPEFFSKSPSQAQHRVAIIDAADDLNINAANALLKVLEEPPERGVLFLVTHAPGRLLATIRSRCRRLSFPIWTPERLETLVRNRTGAEPEEAEHAAAMAGGSPGAALALASGATFEMDQLARRWVEGDVDRAEALAVADKFRGAEGQERFETLMDRLIAAVRMRALSSPAGAGNRWAELWERLQPLPERAAGLNLDKADVLAGALADLKRVQAQQARMG
- a CDS encoding septal ring lytic transglycosylase RlpA family protein, giving the protein MRVGQWVRSGLTLGLFSLLAACSTLGAGRGGGAVPVVKDPAPIVSGTMRPYQVRGRWYTPKEQPDYEEVGMASWYGDAFNGRPTSTGERFDMSQLTAAHKTLPLPGLVEVTNLENGRRIIVRVNDRGPFVDGRIIDLSRGAAQELDMLRQGVGRVRVRYLGRAPRLGGGTVLRAEAPPPSAQSTTARPYQPAPPTAPIEATALVSGSGSYWVQAGSFSDQAAARRIAGRLGARATVDASSGGYRVLVGPWIDANAAEAARQAVVARGYADALLISGG